The stretch of DNA CCGTCATGGATACGCTGCATCACCATTCCAATATTGGCTTCTATAAACATGGCGGCAACCTTCATCGAATCCAGAGGGGAAAACAGACCCTGTCTTATACCATCATCCAGGACATCGGCCATCCGCTTTATGGAAGTCCGGTACCTAATGTCGGTATAACGGGATCTCCCCGAATGCGCCCTCTCCCGATCAAAAAAGAGGACACGGATCAGATCCTTGTGCTCGTCGAAGAACCGCAAATGACAGAGAGCAAATTCCGCCAGCTTTCTGTCAGGGGGATGATCGTCATCCAGCAGGACAGACAATTCTCTGATCAGGGGATCAAAACTCGCATCAATGGCCGCGTCCAGGATCTCTTCCTTGTTTGTGAAATAGACGTACAGCGTTCCCTTCGCAACGCCGGCTTTCGTTGCCACTCGGTCCATCGTCAGGCCCTGAATGCCGTTGCGCATCAGCAAACTGATAACAGCATCGAGAATCCCCTGCCGTGTCAGGGCCTCTATGGCCTTTTTCCGTTCCTGTTTTTTGTCGCCATCCATAACAGCAAACCCCCCGGTCATTTTTTTGACCAGGTGGTCACATATAAGCTTTATGGTTGGTTGTCAAGGGAAATTTAAAATGATATCGGTTTTTTGTTTTGACTTTCATAAAAAGGCCAAGAATCTGATTGTCAGGTTACCCCTGCCGGATTGGGCTTT from Syntrophales bacterium encodes:
- a CDS encoding TetR/AcrR family transcriptional regulator — its product is MDGDKKQERKKAIEALTRQGILDAVISLLMRNGIQGLTMDRVATKAGVAKGTLYVYFTNKEEILDAAIDASFDPLIRELSVLLDDDHPPDRKLAEFALCHLRFFDEHKDLIRVLFFDRERAHSGRSRYTDIRYRTSIKRMADVLDDGIRQGLFSPLDSMKVAAMFIEANIGMVMQRIHDGISGDVEKDAKQITNIFMEGLRRRK